A single region of the Buteo buteo chromosome 16, bButBut1.hap1.1, whole genome shotgun sequence genome encodes:
- the LOC142040588 gene encoding olfactory receptor 4S2-like — protein MENASSVKEFILLGLSEDQGVQKTCFVMFLLFYVIIVAGNLLIIITVISSQRLNSPMYFFLCYLSFVDICYSSVTAPKMIADFLVENKTISFVGCIAQLFGVHFFGCTEIFLLTVMAYDRYIAICRPLHYTTLMTRRACGRLVMGSWVGGFVHSIAQTLLTTQLPFCGPNTIDHYFCDVHPLLQLACANTYPVGIIVVANSGMITLICFFILVTSYVVILVSLKSQTAEGRHKALSTCGSHITVVILFFGPCTFTYIRPSSNLSEDKSVAVFYTVITPMLNPLIYTLRNEEVKSAMRKLWSRKLGSEKGKV, from the coding sequence ATGGAGAATGCAAGCAGTGTGAAGGAATTCATTCTTCTGGGCCTCTCAGAGGATCAAGGGGtgcagaaaacatgttttgtgATGTTTCTGTTGTTCTATGTAATTATTGTGGCGGGAAATCTGCTCATTATTATCACTGTAATTAGCAGTCAGCGTCTGAACTCCCCCAtgtatttcttcctctgctaCCTGTCCTTTGTAGATATCTGTTACTCTTCTGTCACAGCTCCCAAAATGATTGCCGACTTCCttgttgaaaataaaaccatctcCTTTGTGGGCTGCATCGCACAGCTGTTTGGGGTACATTTCTTCGGCTGCACGGAGATCTTCCTCCTCACGGTGATGGCCTACGACCGCTATATTGCCATCTGCAGACCTCTCCACTACACCACCCTCATGACCAGGCGTGCGTGTGGCCGGTTGGTGATGGGCTCGTGGGTGGGGGGCTTTGTGCACTCCATAGCGCAGACCCTTCTCACCACTCAGCTCCCCTTCTGTGGCCCTAACACAATTGACCACTACTTCTGTGATGTCCACCCCCTACTACAACTGGCCTGTGCCAACACCTACCCCGTGGGCATCATTGTTGTTGCCAACAGCGGGATGATAACTCTGATCTGTTTCTTCATCCTGGTCACGTCCTACGTTGTCATCCTGGTTTCCTTGAAAAGTCAAACGGCTGAAGGGCGGCACAAGGCCCTCTCCACCTGTGGGTCCCACATCACTGTGGTGATTCTGTTCTTCGGGCCATGCACGTTCACCTACATTCGTCCGTCCAGCAATCTGTCGGAGGACAAGAGCGTGGCAGTGTTTTATACTGTCATCACGCCCATGCTGAACCCACTCATCTACACGCTAAGAAATGAGGAGGTGAAGAGTGCCATGAGAAAACTGTGGAGTAGAAAATTGGgaagtgaaaaaggaaaggtgTAG